The genomic interval TTCAAAATGAATTGACTCATAATATATTATGCAGaattattaaattgttgttaACACATTTTTCATCACACCTTTATATCTCGTGTCATCTAGTCTAGGGTCAATAACTTTCACAAAAAATGACATGAAGATTTTCACGTCCTCGACAAGACCACTTGAACATTAACTTAAGCTCCACAATATCGGGATTGGACACTCTTAACGTGCTTCTTATTACTGTCTAGTTAACCGTTTTTCAGAGTATATTTGCGTTAAAGGGTTAATGTGGGATTGGCGAGCTTAACATAGCTGTACTTGTTTGGGTAAATGAGAGACCATTTTTACACATTTACTTTTAAGGATTAGGATGGGATTTGCAAGTATTTGTTTTGAGGTATTTGAAGCTCATATTTCCATTAACTCgcgttttaaatgttaaatacatgTCACGAAAACAATATATTGCACTGTTTTATATGATATCAACACAATTACCAGGTATTGATACCTACATTGATTAGCAAAAGTTCTTAGAACTTATTACAtgtttcttaacccatttatgcctagtggactctcatatccttctaaattggatcaattaattaaaaaatatggatgtctagtatatttatttctatatttagaatatttcttacagaaattcctttaagcaaacagcgcagaccatgatgagacgctgcattatgcggcgtctcatctgggtctacgctgtttgccaaggccttcttctagacgctatgcataaatggatcTTAACATATAGACTAACAAGATGTAAAGAAGTAGCTTTCTAGCAGCACAAACGTGTGAGGGAAAGACGACACAATTGAATAATGTATTTGTGTATAAAGATGTCTGGCTTTGTAAAAAAACATCTCGTACAGAATACTGATGCGTAATAAGGTACGCACGCTCATATGGGTATTTGTAAATTATGATTTTGAgtccaataaatatataattaagtcATCATGTAGCTGTCGAAATCCAGTTAAGTCATCATATAGCTGTCGATATCTAATACAGTCATCATATAGCTGTCGATATATAATTAAGTCATCATATAGCTGTCGATATATAAGTAAGTCAGCATCTAGCTGTCGATATCTAACTAAGTCATCATATAgctgtcaatatatatataagtaagtCAGCATCTAGCTGTCGATATATAAGTAAGTCAGCATCTAGCTGTCGATATATAAGTAAGTCAGCATCAAGCTGTCGATATATAAGTCAGTCAGCATCTAGCTGTCGATATATAAGCAAGCCAGCATCAACTGAAGTTGACTACACGTCATCACTATTTCTTTACAAGGACTTGAAACCCATTTTTGAAAGACCCATTGCTTGGACAAACTTGAAAACtctaaatttacaaacaaaatagaaaattaaGATTATCTCCTCATGTCCTATTTATAGAAACTGATAGGCATCAAAACATGCAAGGAAATGAAAGAAATAttgaatgaaattgaagatgaatGCCATTTAGTTTTGATATGCCCGTTTTATGATTATTTAAGAAATACACTTACACCTGATGTTTACAGAAGACGACCAAGTATGTTGAAATTGTAACAATTTTCGAATGAGACCAGAAAATCTATACTGATACGTCTTGATAATTtctgtattaaagcatttaaacttataGAGAATATTAATTTTCAGAATTGAAATGTTGTATATGATATCTAACTGCATATATTTGTCTCGATCAATTACGGATTTTGAACATCCACTTAActttattaaaaagtaattatCAGCCCTTTCTTACATTTTACATTATCACTAAAACAGAAACCATTTATTAGATAAAAATGCTTTAACAAATTTGTCGTCATTACATTTGACgcatgtgtttttattattgctttattattattttgaagatGAGCTGTATCTACTTAAGAATTATGCGGTTATGGAGACATGTAAATTTGTACTTAACACAGTATCAATAAAACCGACATTATATCATACAGGCTTGAAAGCTATGCAATAGATAGgtacataataaaaattattgatatgaaaaaaaaccttaaaatacaaataattaatttacattTCGAGCTAAAATAACGTTTCAACTGTGTTGGCGTACTTAAGGCGATGCGATTAAGCACACGTATATTTTACATGAACGAAGGGGTGTTAAGCAACATGTGTTATTCCCTCATATAAAGATTTTAAACTTGTTGATGCGAGCGGCGCCAAGTCATATTTAAGTTGTGTTTCTTTCATGTTTTAGAAAAACGATAAACTAGAAATTAATATCATGCAATAAGGAAGAACTTTATTTCATGCCCTTTGCAATGTTTCTGGATATAGTGACTTGAATGTATGCTTGAACAGCTGTGATGTATTTTCAAATGGAATGCCTTTTGTTCCAATGAGATAAATCCGCATTTACTCTTAAAGCGGATTAAACACTTGAACACTCCGCTCAAAATGCCAACTATCAAAAGGATATCCGTGAAGTAAATGACGGGAGATCCACTCGTTCGATCTTTAGACTGACACTAATATGTCTTAAGACCGCATTCAAGACACCGAGAATATCTCGTCAGAAATCTGCTTACTTTGCCGTTGTTTTAGAGTGTCGGGTTGACGTGTATTTATTACGCATGACTTTTAATTGAAAACTACATTGTATTCAAATTAGTTATAGACATTACACGAGGACACAGGCATCGTATCGCGTTAAAGACCAAACGCATAGCATGTGACAGATTAAATTAACGAATCTAGCAATTAGCGTGTTTAAAAGACCACACGATTAGGTTGGCATTGTAGGTTTTCGAAATTAAGACTAACATGCACATTGGTAATTGTTGAAATTCATGATTGATAAAAGCAGCTCAAAGGacgttgtctttatattttgtaaatgaggAATATTTCAAACATGAGGCAGATAGGGTCTTGTctaaaacaatttcatatttccgtatttttatgtaaaattaaaaataacgtgCGTTTGTAAATGTTGAACAACGTttaaaattttgttgatttttgacaattttgtccaTGTACCtatgtttttgttaaaacgtTTAAGAAGGGAAATAGTTACTTTACACACCTGCTAATAtagtattaaatataatatgaatttatttgaaattttgctCGATTAAAAGGGACGCGGTAAAagatttttattgaatttttgaaaaaaaaaacaacaacaagagatTAAATTAATTAACGAAAATAACGTTAACATCAAGGGATTATCTTAAATAAGTTTGATTGGTGATCACCATACTGGCTTGGTTGGGTTTCCTCCGGATACCCGGCGTTCCCTACAACCCTACAACGCAATACCATACTGAAATTTAAAAGTTTACAATAACAGCACAACTAACTTGATATTGCAGCAATTATTCAAAATGCGTCCAAATTTACGTTGGTCTCGTAAGTTAATTAGTTAAGAGTACCGAGGCACACTCCGGGTCCATACGTTTGCAGCCTAAGACGCGGAAGGACATCGAATAacacattattttcattttgtcattAGCTGCAAATTTGATGTTTTAATGTAGGGGAGACAACCTGTCGCATCACTTAAATGTTTGATGACACGAGTGCATCTTCTtgttaaacttaaatatttaaaatgtaatagtGATTGTGTCGGTGTTCACCACATGAATCAACGGCCCGTTATGATGTAGAAGGATGTTCAAATGGAATTAGCTACAAACATCAGCAACGAGACAGCACAGCCGTCTTCAAAGTTTCTTGATATAATTACATTATAACAgactattattaacatatttcAGTTAGACATAATCGAAAACAGACAGTTTTACCTAGATTAAACGGGACAGAAATTCAAATCTCCTCCTTCAGTGCGTGCGCAAGTCTCCCGTTTATATCCTCGTATTGCTTCGTTGAAGACCTACACGTCACATTGCGTTCAGAGGTGTACACTAAGTAGGCTTTCTCCTTTCGCCTTCTAATGAAGATAGTAGAGAATATTTCCCCGCCTATATTGCCTTCATAAGTTGATGTCGAGTCTGCTGATGGACTACTCTACTAAGCTGATATGACGGCGGTGAGATGTATGTGTGTGCTAACGCGCGTCTTATATTGTCCATCCGTCAGATTGTGTACGGACAATAACTTCGATACGTATTGGACAATAGCAAATACTATTTGTGTTAGGTACTCGGCTGTGATTAAAATCAGATGAGGTGTTTCTTTTTGCAACTTTAGATTAAAATCAGTCGTCACGCAATTGCAGCAATATTATGGAAAAGCCTACTTACCACTGCATTCATTTAATTGAGACCACTTGCCATTGTTAGGTTTAATGCGATAATGCTTTAATAGTTCATGAATACATTGAGCAGCATACTCAATGGAAAAGCCCGAGAATGCACGACAATGCTTTAACGAAGTTAGAATCCAGTTTGAGTTGGACATCTGTTCGTGTTAGGCTGTTATTATATGTTTACCATAAGTATGTTATCGGTATACTTTAAATGTCtaaatattatttgaatgtgtAAATATTTCCTGAATAACAACATGTCGCTGATTGATGCAGACGTGTTCAATATTTCTGTTTGTCAATGATGCTAATCGCAattcaaaaaatattgtttaatgaataaataaGATTATACAACACGTACACActgtttatatgtttaatgtacaatgtgtatgtaaaatttaatacaaaaatcaaataatataaaaGAACTTATCGATAATGaaagtaatcaacaaaaataacaatgtgtatttaaGATGAATTGGCAATTTTAACATCATTATATCATTATACAAGAAACACGGCAGCGAAACGGAACCACATTTTAGCTTTCagcatatacatttaaattattgttaaatcCAAACATAATTCTGCATGTAAACTACCTTCCTACACAATACGTCTATCTTAACTCAAGCCATTTAGCGGGAAACATGTTTTCTATTTAAAGTAACAGTTACATAGGCATTGACCCATCTGGTCCAAAGTGCAATACCAAGCTAGATTTGCATATACGCTACCAACATACAAAATTTCGAGATCATATCAGAAAACTAACACTGAAGCAACTGAGAGGGGACGTTTTATTAAGACGGAACAGTGACCTCGATCTTTACAAAACTGGTCCCAAGTAAAACTCCAATCTAGGTTTTCATGCACACTaccaacacacacacaatttcatgaaaatttatcTGTCCAAACGAacgttattgatcagaaacagtGTGCTGTTTTCTTGTAACAGTGACTTTCACCTTTACCAAAGTATCCCAAGTGAACTACAATATTATTTGTCGGTATGTCTccatataataaacataaacatgaacGTAAATACTGTATGTCCTTCAACCTCTAACGTTAATAAGCGGAAATCAGTTTTGTATATTTAGTTACATAGATCTTGACCTCTATCGAAATAACCACGAATTCGGCCCGTCATGTAAGCAGTGTAACATGTCCACGCAATATCTCTATCCCAACTATAGTTGAAACTGTTTGTTTCAGTAACAGAAACATGGGCCCTTCTCCCACAAGCCATTCATAGAATCCTAAGCAAGGTCACCATTAAACATTGTTGTATGCTAAGTTTCGTTGAATGCGATCGATCAAAATGAATGCAAACTCAaattatcgtccggaaaccacctttgtaatacacaaaacaaacacacacgcatgcacgcgcgcatgtaaataacacacacacacacacacacacacatatatatatatatatatacatatatatatatatatatatatatatatatatatatatatatatatatatatatatatatatatatatatatatatatatatatatatatatatatatatatatattgttcttgAGAATGCAATATGTATATatagttaaataataaaacactttataTTGGACTGAAACCACCTTTTGAAGACCGTCCTTCCTAAATAGACTAAGATTTTTTGGAATGATATATGTTCGTTGCTATTTTAAATCGATAAGCCATAATCGATCCCTAAATCTAACCGCGAGACATTAGTCATAAACACTTAGAACTCGTGTTATTTCAAGTTTTTGCCTGTGAGCAAGAAGACTCCGGAATAGAAAATTTGTTCGTTTTTTAGAAACAACAATCTACGTGTTAGTTCTAGTTGAGTTTcgtttaaaatgaaagaaaataaatttaataaaatatttaacgctttctgcgcagattgaggATGTTCTGCTTGTTTCAGTAAGCCCGGCGAGAGACACCATTGGTCTTGGTCTACACTTTATTCAATCGATGCCTTTAATTTCTGTCATGTCCTCAATATATGACGTAGCAACTTAAGATAATTTATCACATTACTTAAATAAAGGGCCAGCGCTTCTCGCAGATACTTGGTCACTTTGGAATTTTactattgttatttattatatatattctaAACAGCTTATCATGTCGAATTCCTACTCCGTTTACAACTTAAACGTGATCGTCTCCGTGAGGCGGTGTACGATTTGTATGCAACATTTTGAACCCACCGTTGCTCCATGGTCAGATACAACATTAGTAGAGGCAGTGGCTGTTGTTTCATGAGAAAGACACGGTGTCTCCGCTCCCTTCACACCAGCTGCCGTGTGTGTTACATCTACCGGTAGTTGCGGACATTCCAGTCTTCCTTCAACTTGCATAATGGTATTTCCTTTTGCCAACTCCTTTTTAGCTATAGCATCTGCTGCTGTGGTCTGAACGGTGGGTGATCTCACTTCGCGCTCTGCCACGTTCTGGTTGGTCTTTGTAAGAAGTTGTAGGAAATTGACCTCTGTTGTTTCTGTCTGCTTTGCGTTCACATATTTCTGTACCTCCTCAACAAGAGCGTCTTCACACCAAGAGCCCTTTATTGGGCAACTGCAACATGATATTAGTTATAATTGAATTGATACACACTATTAAAATGTATCCAAGattagtttgtttaaatgaagaattgttcacatttttttacTCATGATAAAGCACTTTTGATTATGACATTGTTAACATgttaatcaatcaatcaatcaatcaatcaatcaatcaatcaaccatttatttatttattattcattcaTGCATTCAAACAAACATGCGAACATTGAGTCAACAATCAACATAAGAGAAGAAATTGATGAATTAATATATCAAAACCAATATGGAATGAGTCAATCAATCGAAAAATAATGAAATCAATGAGTCGATGAGCATGAGTCTATAAGCACGAATCGATTGATTAATAAATTGACATAATATGTATTTTCCTACCGGTAGGATGGTCTGTTTGCCGTTGTCCCATTTATTACTATGTAGTTCTCTGGAAGGTCAAATAACATGCCAAGCTGGTTGCTTTCCTTTTCGTGCTCAGCTGGGAGAACTCTTAGATTGGTCATTGACATTCCTGATTGACCACTTGTCTGAGCGGGGATTTCACCAAATCTATGTGAATCTACTAATTTAAGAAATGATATAAATTGCACACGATGAATATAAGAATTATTACACTCGATGAAAATTATATAGATTATTGTGTAGAGGACACGTGTTCCTTCATTAAGATTATGCTTATAAAATTCTGTAATGATGTTTGTAGGAACATATACTATTTATATTCGTTTATATATTTTACACGTTGTGCATTAGCGGATATTGTTATACAAGTACAGAAGTGCCATGCACTATTCTAGGTGCACCAAATTATTAACCGAAGCTTTTGATGTCATTGTATAAACTGAAACATGTACAGCAAATTCAGCTTGTATCAGATACGATTAGATAATCAATTAATTTGCATGTGATGTATTTCAAGTTGTTCAACTATGACACTTTTTGTATTATACTCATACATTTAGAAATCTTCAAAATAAACACAGCGGTCGAAAAAAAGTCAGTGAATGTTGTTGAAAGAGGACATACAAGCACCCGATAAGACGTTTGGTGGTGTATCTATTGCACAAACAACCGATATGCCTGGGTCTTCAGTGCCTGTAACGTAAAAACACTCGTGGTTAGTCGCTTATTTCAGCAAACACTGCAATACATCGTGGGGTAGTTAAAACAAGGTACGTATTGTGATATGTAATATTGTTTCTTCAAATGATACTTCTGATCTTTACTTTAATTTTAACTAAAAGCAAGTTAAGTTATGTCTATTTATAACTGATAattgaataatattataatacgaatcctttaaacaaaaaccgACGCTAAAAACGTTTAATGGTTGAGTAAAAGTTCTATATCTGTTAAACATTCAAATTCAAAAAGAAAATGTTCTCACTTTTTTCATCTCTGGTAACTCTACAAGCATCTACAATAATAATGACTATCTTCTCCTCTAATTTCTTCGATGACTTCAGAGTCATAATAACATCTGTTAGTGCTAGAAAGGAGTTATCGCCGGGCATTAAAATATTTAGTTCACCATCGCTTGTGTAACCATGTGAGGTTAAAGCAAGCACAAAATATTTAGACTTCGGGTCTGCTTTCTTTTCGACTAGACATCTGAGGCATTTTCCGTCACAGTTGGTTCTCCTGTTCGGGTCCATTCTCACCTCATCCAAGTCATGGTCCCACTGTGTCCGCGATAGGTCATCGTTAAGAACGTCTCTATTCAGATATTCAAACTTGAAATGATCAACAAATACCTTCTCAAGGTTGGCTTTTTCTTTCTCGGCTCCTTTGCGATAAGGAAATTTGGCGTCTTTATCGCCTTCTTTACCAACATTGACACTTATCACAACATCACCTTGTTTGCGGGCCATGTCCCTGAATACAATTTAAGTATAAGAATATTGAAAAGTTCAGATTCGGTAATGTTGTGTTGGATGCTAACTACTGTATTACTCAAACACTACTACCGTATACGCAATTAAACCATAGTTAATTAATTACTAAATTTTTATGTGTATCGTAGCATTCGCCataattattgtgtttaacaaattaaatatataaacaaaacacacacaaagagATAACTTACATTATGTTGGACGGTCgtggtaaaaaaaaatacatttcaaagtAGAAAACCTTAATCCAATACATACATAAGCTTGATATAACACAATGACCTAACAATCTTTCAACGTCTAAATTCAGTGACGCGAATACAATATTTAAGTGGGCAATTTATTACCAATGAACCGTGAATATTTACACCCGACCACAAACTTTAAAACCTTATCttatttgcatgttttataataatgaagAAATACTGATTACTTGTAGAATATTATTTTGTTTGCGTTTAATgatgatgtatttttaaatacatttaagggTTAAAGATCAAGGaagttatgtttttgtttaatttttagatATTATTCGTTTACCTTATTTTATACCAccctttgtttatttattgtaattttaaagtacatttgttCTGTCAATTTTGgaatataataatgatattttctcATAATTATATATTGCAAAGACTAAAGTAATAATTTATGTAAGGTCAATGGAAATCGAAAGTAAaaactcaatatatatatatataatgctgttaaaagatacttaaacttttaaaacttaGTAATTTGTATATAAACTGTATATGTAGAAGCCAAATGCAAAATCCCTGATGCTAAGAAAAGGAACATACCAATATTGGGTTTCCACAATTTCGTTGTTCGTTTAAACGTAGTGGCGAAATCGAAACTAGAACAGTAAATGCGCATACGCAGTTTTTGGTTACATTAAAGGCACATTACCAGCTTATGCAATCGTCGTTCAGTGAAAATTGTTGCGCGAGTTGATAACTGCGATAAAAAAGAAATATCGCAAATCAATGTCATTATTATTCTCTTTTAATCAAGTTTATGCCATTTCTGATAAAGCGTTATGTGTGTAATCCGGCCAGAAAATTACTCGACCACAATGAGGATTGAACCCGGCACCTTCCGTTTCAAAATCAGACAGACTCTTCTGCGTCGCAAAAAAAGTAAGCTCATAAAGCAAGTCAGTATAAGTTCCTCTTACCGAACATACTACTACCCCCCCCTCTCCAATTCCGAAATTCTTTCATGAATAGCCTAATGCAACGACATCCGAGGGACGTCGGACACAAAATCTGTTCTTTT from Dreissena polymorpha isolate Duluth1 chromosome 1, UMN_Dpol_1.0, whole genome shotgun sequence carries:
- the LOC127851354 gene encoding uncharacterized protein LOC127851354 isoform X2 — protein: MARKQGDVVISVNVGKEGDKDAKFPYRKGAEKEKANLEKVFVDHFKFEYLNRDVLNDDLSRTQWDHDLDEVRMDPNRRTNCDGKCLRCLVEKKADPKSKYFVLALTSHGYTSDGELNILMPGDNSFLALTDVIMTLKSSKKLEEKIVIIIVDACRVTRDEKSTEDPGISVVCAIDTPPNVLSGAYSHRFGEIPAQTSGQSGMSMTNLRVLPAEHEKESNQLGMLFDLPENYIVINGTTANRPSYRCPIKGSWCEDALVEEVQKYVNAKQTETTEVNFLQLLTKTNQNVAEREVRSPTVQTTAADAIAKKELAKGNTIMQVEGRLECPQLPVDVTHTAAGVKGAETPCLSHETTATASTNVVSDHGATVGSKCCIQIVHRLTETITFKL
- the LOC127851354 gene encoding uncharacterized protein LOC127851354 isoform X1, whose amino-acid sequence is MARKQGDVVISVNVGKEGDKDAKFPYRKGAEKEKANLEKVFVDHFKFEYLNRDVLNDDLSRTQWDHDLDEVRMDPNRRTNCDGKCLRCLVEKKADPKSKYFVLALTSHGYTSDGELNILMPGDNSFLALTDVIMTLKSSKKLEEKIVIIIVDACRVTRDEKSTEDPGISVVCAIDTPPNVLSGALDSHRFGEIPAQTSGQSGMSMTNLRVLPAEHEKESNQLGMLFDLPENYIVINGTTANRPSYRCPIKGSWCEDALVEEVQKYVNAKQTETTEVNFLQLLTKTNQNVAEREVRSPTVQTTAADAIAKKELAKGNTIMQVEGRLECPQLPVDVTHTAAGVKGAETPCLSHETTATASTNVVSDHGATVGSKCCIQIVHRLTETITFKL